GAATTGCCTTAAGTCCTTCATAGCCAATCTGCGTATTCACCAAATCTAGCGTGCGAATGTTGCGATTGTGACTTAACATTTGAGCAATGTGGCGTGCGCCTAATTCACCAATTGGGTTGCGCTTGAGCCATAATCCAGTTACCGAAAAATTATCATTTAAAGCTTTTGCTAGAGTTGCAACTCCAGGAGCAGCGATCGCGTTACAACCCAAATATATAATTTCTATGGGCTGGTTACGCTCTATTAATTGCGCTACAGAACCAGCTCCAGTATCACCAATACCGTTAGTACCAAGTAATAAGCTAACAATATTAGTATTGTTAGTCAGCGCAGAAGTAACTGCCTGACATCCTACAAAACCAAGATTTTGTTTGCACAAGTCCAGTCGTCCATCAGGCAATACGGTACCGCGAGGAAAGGTTATTGGTTGCGTTACCAGAACATTGGCACGCAAATGTATAAGTAATGGTTCGAGTTCGTTGGGGAATGTTTCAATCGAACTTTGTATCGGACAGTGAATAGTTAGATGTTCCTTCATAATTACCTCGTTAAAACTACCAAGGATATGGAGCATAGTCTTTAAGAAAGTGACCGTACAAAGGCACGGCAGAATCTTCAAGTCCTTGAACGATGGGGTCGTAAATTCTTGCCATTCCATCAAGAGAATCTAGCGGTGTATAAAAACCTCTATTTTCTTGCAAATAACTTTTTTTGGGGTAGGGATTCTCGTCTGTAATCCAGCCAGTATCGACGCTATTCATAAAAATATTGTCGCGGGCATAGTCTGCCGATGATGTACGAGTCATCATATTTAAGGCAGCTTTTGCCATATTTGTATGGGGATGAAACACGGTTTTGCTGTCTCGCTGGAATTGCCCTTCCATTGCTGAAACGTTGATGATGAAGCGTCTCTCAAAATGCGATCGCAGCAATAATGGTTTGAGTTTGCTATTCAAAATAAAAGGCGCGATCGCATTCACCAACTGCACCTCTAGCATCTCCATTGTGCTGACTTCACTTAGCTTTAATAACCAGCTATTTAGCGGTCGTATATCTAATTGCTGTCCGTCTGTATCAAATGTATTAGGCGGGAAATACTTGCTGGTTAGGGCAGAAAAGTAATTTTGATAGTTGGGTTGATTTTCTAATAAAAAAGGATAGCGATCGCCAAAGCAGGCAGGTAGTGCGTCTAATGGTTCTTTTTCCTGCTCTAATAGATGCTGGTAAAACGCCAAAGGACGTTTAATTGTTTGGGCAGCGTTATTAATGATAATATCTAAAGCTGGTTCGGTGTCAATCAGATGTTGGACGAACGCTTCTACAGCAGGGATGTTACGCAAATCAAGTCCGTGAATAAGGATGCGATCGCGCCATTGGTTAAAATCCCCTTCCTCGCTAAAACGTCGGGCGCAGTCGCGAGGAAACCGCGTAGTTACAATTACTTTCGCCCCATCTTGCAGCATTCGTAATGCAGTATGATAGCCAATTTTAATCCGTCCGCCCGTTACTAATGCCACGCGCCCTTTTAAATCTGTACGTTGATTGCGCTTTTGATAATTAAATGCAGCGCATTTCGGACACAATAAGTGGTAAAAAAAATGAACTTCTGTATATGGTTCTTTGCAAATATAGCAGCGTATCGGTTTATTCAGCGTCTTCTCTAGTTTTACTGAAGCCTCCAAGAAATTAACCCCAGGTTTTTTAGGGTGCTGATTTTGCACCATCTCTGTCATCGCTTGAAGTTTGCGATCTTCAGTCTGTTGGCGTTGCCTTTCGTTATTGCGAGTGCTTTTTTTGCCCTCTTTGTAAATTTTGGCAATTAAGCTTTTAAAGCGCTCGTGATGATTAATAACGGCAGGATTTTCTGATATCTGCTGCAATACATTGAGGCATATTTCTAAATCCTTTGGCGGAATATTCATTACTTGCCACCTCACAGCAGAATTAAAATTAGCAGCTATCTCTTTCCAGTAAATGTATGGAGACTGGGAGGAGTCGAACCTCCAGCCTTGGTTTTGGAAAACGCATGCTCCTCCATTGAGCTACAGCCCCCATAAAATGTGGAAATGAGGGAGAATTGAACTCCCAGTGGGAGTATACCTAGCAATTGCCTTTTTCCCACAAATGGGTGGGGGCTGGGAGGATTTGAACCTCCACCTGAGTTTATGAGACCCCCACTCTTCCAGTTGAGCTACAGCCCCCATAGGGGTGGAAATGAGGGAGACTTGAACTCCCAACCTCCCGAATGAAGTTCGAGCGCTCTTCCCTTGAGCTACCATTTCCATTGGCAATTAAGGCTATGTAATATATTTGTAGTACAAAATTGCTTATGTGTCAAGCAACAATGAACTTCTAACAATAAATCTTTCCTTTTACAGAGAAGAGAGGCTTTTTCTGGGGAGTAAAATTTAGTACAAGTAGCTAACTTTAACAGGATGCTATGGCAATCATATTTGAGTTGTGAAATGTCAGAATTTCAGCTCTCCGACTTCTTTAAGAAGTCGGAGAGCTAGCCTTAACAATTTAAGCTTCGGCTCCCGCAAGGCACTAAAATGAATGTCGTCCCTCTAGCAATGCTGGCATCAGATTATTAAATGAGTCAATTACGTGCTTTAATTTTTGACGTTGATGGAACGTTAGCCGACACCGAACGTGACGGACATCGAGTCGCTTTTAATCGTGCCTTTGAGGAGGCTGGGTTAGATTGGGAGTGGTCAGTTGAACTTTATGGCGAATTACTGTCTGTTGCTGGCGGGAAAGAAAGGATTCGTTTTTATCAAAAGCAATATTGTCCTGATGTTACATTAGATGATGCTGTTGTTGCTGAGTTACACGCTATAAAAACAAAGCATTATCGAGATTTATTAGCCGAAGGTGCAATTCCCTTGCGTCCTGGAGTGAAACGATTGATTGCAGAAGCACGCGATCGCGAATTGCGTTTGGCAATTGCTACTACTAGCGCTTTACCCAATGTCATCGCCTTATTAGAACGCACTCTTGATCCATCTTGGTTTGAAGCGATCGCTGCTGGAGATGTTGTTCCTGCTAAAAAGCCAGCCCCAGATATCTATCATTACTTACTCAAACAGATGAATTTAGAAGCAGCCGATTGTCTGGTTGTGGAAGATTCTCATCACGGTCTAGTTGCTGCAAATTTAGCTGGTTTGCCAACAATTGTGACTTTTAATAACTACACCGAAGGACAAGATTTTTCTTTGGCTCGATTGGTAGTAAATCATTTGGGAGAACCGGAACTTCCTTGCACTGTTGTGGCTGGCAATGCATTAGATGTCAATTATATAGATTTAGAAACGTTAAATCGCTTGCATAGTTCTAGGTAGGTCGATTAATTGATTGGCAACGCGATAGCGTCAGCGAAGCGAAGGTGATAGCCGTTAGTGCGTCAGCACGTTAGCGCAGCTCGCACCCTTGGTTATCTTTCATTAAAGATATAATCTTTTTCTGCCAGTAAGCAGATAAGTAGTCATGTTTCCTTTGCCTTTCACTTGAATGAAACCACGCTCTTCAAATAAATATTTATTGCGTAATAGCTGATAAGTTTCTGCTGTCACCTGAATGCGGCCTGGAATGCCGTGAGATTCCATGCGGCTGGCTGTATTTACAGTGTCACCCCACAGGTCATAGATAAACTTTTTGATGCCAATCACACCCGCTACTACTGGGCCAGTATTAATGCCCACGCGGATCTGAAAACTTAGGCCAGTTTCCTGATTAAATCGGTTAATTTCCATTTGCATATCCAAAGCCATTTCAGCGATCGCCTCTGCATGATCTGGCCGGGGTGTAGGCAATCCTCCCACTACCATATACGCATCGCCAATTGTCTTGATTTTCTCCAACCCATGCTGCTCGGTCAGTTGGTCAAAAGTTGAGAAAATCTCGTTTAGTAACTCCACCAATGCTACGGGAGATGTATGAGCCGAAAGCTGGGTAAAACCAACAATATCGGCAAACATTACCGTTGCTTCGGGGAAACTATCAGCAATAGTGCTTTGCTGTAGTTTCAAGCGTTCAGCGATCGCAGAAGGCAAAATATTCAGCAGTAGACTTTCAGTTTGTTGCTGTTGATAGCGCAGTGCTTCTTGCGCCATTTTGCGATGGGTGATGTCTTCGACAATGCCCTCGTAATACACTACCTCTCCACCCAAATCGCGAACAGCGCGGGCGTTTTCTGAAACCCATATAATGCTGCCGTCCTTGCGATATACCTCAGACTCAAAGCCAGTAACAGCATTATCCTCCTCCATAGCAGCAATAAACTCTACCCGTCGGTTACGGTCAACGTAAAGTTGCTGATGAATATTATTGAGATTAGCCATTAACTCTTCCGGCGAGGAGTAGCCGTATATCCTTGCTAGCGCAGGATTGGCGCTGATGTAGCCTCCGTCTGGCGTCGTCTGGAAGATGCCTTCGACAGCGTTTTCAAAAATTGTGCGATATTTTTCTTCTGCTTGCCGCAGCGCCTCTTCCGCCTGCTTGCGCTGAATTACCGAAGCCACCTGAGTGGCAACGGCTGACACTAACTCAACCAGCCGCTTATCTTCAGCACGCGCTTCAAAAGAGTATAAAACCAGAACAGCCAACACCTGATCGCTGGCGATAACAGGAATGCTGAAACTTGCTTTTAGTCCATTGGACCGTGCTATCTCGAAACGGTTAAAAACTTGGTATGGCTCAATTGAAACATCATTTATCCACTCTGCCTGTTTAGATAACCAAGTTCGTCCAGGCAAGCCACGACCTAGAGCAAATGACATTTTCTCGCTCTCGACCCTAAATTTCTCCAGACTGGTTGTACTGGCATACCAACCCCGGCTGCATTCTAGAGTGGTTCCATCTTTACAGGGAATCCATGCTTCTGCAAAATTCCAACCTATACTTTCACAAACTTGATGTAAGGTGACTTCTAAGGCTGAGTGGAAGTCGCAGGAAGATACTATAGCTTGCGTCGTAGTCTGCAAGAGATGGATTTCTTCTTCGGCTCGTTTGCGTTCTGTGATATCGGTAGCTACAACTAGCAGGCACTCTTCACCGTCGAGGTCTATGCGTTCAGCCGATAACAGCGCCACTAAGATACCGCCTGTCTTGGTGCGAAACTGAAACTCGTGGTTGCGAATTATTTCATGGTTCAGCAACATCTGAATAATTCTGTCACGGTCTGCTAAATTAGCCCAGATATTTAGATTGCTTGC
The Microcoleus sp. FACHB-831 DNA segment above includes these coding regions:
- a CDS encoding SDR family NAD(P)-dependent oxidoreductase, whose translation is MNIPPKDLEICLNVLQQISENPAVINHHERFKSLIAKIYKEGKKSTRNNERQRQQTEDRKLQAMTEMVQNQHPKKPGVNFLEASVKLEKTLNKPIRCYICKEPYTEVHFFYHLLCPKCAAFNYQKRNQRTDLKGRVALVTGGRIKIGYHTALRMLQDGAKVIVTTRFPRDCARRFSEEGDFNQWRDRILIHGLDLRNIPAVEAFVQHLIDTEPALDIIINNAAQTIKRPLAFYQHLLEQEKEPLDALPACFGDRYPFLLENQPNYQNYFSALTSKYFPPNTFDTDGQQLDIRPLNSWLLKLSEVSTMEMLEVQLVNAIAPFILNSKLKPLLLRSHFERRFIINVSAMEGQFQRDSKTVFHPHTNMAKAALNMMTRTSSADYARDNIFMNSVDTGWITDENPYPKKSYLQENRGFYTPLDSLDGMARIYDPIVQGLEDSAVPLYGHFLKDYAPYPW
- a CDS encoding HAD family hydrolase gives rise to the protein MSQLRALIFDVDGTLADTERDGHRVAFNRAFEEAGLDWEWSVELYGELLSVAGGKERIRFYQKQYCPDVTLDDAVVAELHAIKTKHYRDLLAEGAIPLRPGVKRLIAEARDRELRLAIATTSALPNVIALLERTLDPSWFEAIAAGDVVPAKKPAPDIYHYLLKQMNLEAADCLVVEDSHHGLVAANLAGLPTIVTFNNYTEGQDFSLARLVVNHLGEPELPCTVVAGNALDVNYIDLETLNRLHSSR